Proteins encoded within one genomic window of Haloplanus vescus:
- a CDS encoding DUF1918 domain-containing protein, whose product MSFEKEDSVVLHDKHSEYDGETGAITQVMETMFGDATYTVSFEDGQETGVPEDALEAVDEDDA is encoded by the coding sequence ATGAGCTTCGAGAAAGAGGATTCGGTCGTTCTTCACGACAAGCACAGTGAGTACGACGGCGAAACCGGGGCCATCACGCAGGTGATGGAGACGATGTTCGGCGACGCGACGTACACGGTCAGCTTCGAGGACGGGCAGGAGACGGGTGTGCCGGAAGACGCACTCGAGGCCGT